Proteins encoded in a region of the Mucilaginibacter sabulilitoris genome:
- a CDS encoding SusC/RagA family TonB-linked outer membrane protein encodes MKLTCTLILFFNLLIIPTLYAQTRVTINLQSADFRKVLSAIERQSSYHFVYSERKVPALQKVNVDVTDEDVLKVLDKILAGSGFTYTELANHLVVIAPVNEIVSVIKVSGHVTGEKGEPLPGATVMVKGSTAGTPTENGGFFSLETPANSTLVVSYIGYQTQEVKVSGTTPCIIQLVPNNLLNEVVITALGVKKEDRKLGYSVSTISGDQLDKVKETNIAYSLEGRVAGLSINGVNGGPGSSARILLRGVTSFGAAAPLFIINGVPIDNTQRGAANEWGGADFGDGISNINPDDVESLTVLKGQSASALYGARAANGVILITTKSGKKNSGFGVEFNTNFQVDEAVNTFDYQTVYGQGENGQRPVNINSAISTGNLGWGEKLDGKPTIQFDGKYYPYSAVKDNINKFYRTGSSNTNTVAFTSGSETGSFRLSLSNLSNNAIVRNSGLSRKTVNLTANQNITPQLDLNVIANYISESSDLKPNLSDGPMNPNNIQYLAANENQAALSPGVDANGSELRWGNDPFVTNPYFAVNEFVNNIGRKRLISAVIAKYNFTNWLYAQARLGNDVLYDDRLTVTPTGTAYSPSGAGSLDEASKTHRSELNTDVLIGVKHDIIKDVLNFDISGGANIRKTTYEYTRLFGGPFIVPRFYDISNVSVQNSTYDFKRVETHSAYYSADFSIKKYITISNTGRYDAYSTLPDGQRGIFTPSISASVVFSDLIRIPALDYGKLRLSYAQTSGEPTDVYITSQYYIIKSIVNGVPAAGFSDSLPNSFLKPYTLTETEIGIDLKFIGGRLGIDAAYFYRKTRNEIIKGDLDLSSGYARRFIGTGSTQNSGIEIELSGTPVKTSNFAWMPSFNFTYVQNKILQTDGTATSSNISFGTYRPLNAATALVKGLPGPQIMANDYLRNSNGQIIFDANGLPIAGPRVPMGSAVPKIYGGFNNNFTYKNLSLSFLIDYRYGNKILSATNYNSIYRGLNKLTLAGREGGVIGDGVTLNGTKNTIAVPAESYYQSLAQNISALNVLDGSFIKLRQVTFGYTFSKGFLSGSPFDGITVSLVGRNLWTIMKHSDNIDPESGFSPDIKYAGIEGASLPPTHTYGININFKIKK; translated from the coding sequence ATGAAATTAACGTGTACTTTAATATTGTTCTTCAATTTACTTATTATCCCAACACTATATGCCCAAACACGTGTAACTATCAATTTGCAATCAGCCGATTTTCGGAAAGTACTATCGGCTATTGAGCGTCAAAGCAGCTACCATTTTGTTTATAGCGAACGGAAAGTACCTGCCCTACAAAAGGTAAATGTTGATGTTACTGATGAAGATGTTTTAAAAGTACTTGATAAAATCCTGGCTGGCTCCGGCTTCACCTACACCGAACTGGCAAATCATCTGGTGGTCATAGCCCCGGTTAACGAAATAGTGAGCGTTATTAAGGTAAGCGGTCACGTAACCGGCGAAAAGGGCGAGCCGCTACCCGGCGCAACAGTGATGGTAAAAGGATCAACTGCCGGAACGCCCACAGAGAACGGTGGCTTTTTCTCGTTGGAAACACCCGCAAACTCTACATTGGTAGTCAGCTACATAGGTTATCAAACTCAGGAAGTAAAAGTATCAGGCACAACGCCTTGCATAATACAATTAGTGCCTAACAATCTGTTAAACGAGGTAGTCATAACCGCATTAGGCGTAAAAAAAGAAGACAGAAAACTTGGCTACTCGGTAAGTACCATTAGCGGCGACCAGCTTGATAAGGTAAAAGAGACAAATATTGCCTACTCGCTTGAAGGCAGGGTTGCAGGTTTAAGCATCAACGGTGTAAATGGCGGTCCGGGCTCGTCAGCGCGTATACTATTAAGGGGGGTAACCAGTTTCGGTGCTGCAGCTCCCTTGTTTATCATTAATGGTGTACCTATTGATAATACTCAGAGAGGGGCCGCAAATGAATGGGGCGGCGCCGATTTTGGCGATGGCATAAGCAATATTAACCCAGACGATGTAGAAAGTTTAACTGTGCTTAAAGGCCAGTCGGCATCGGCACTGTATGGTGCCAGGGCAGCAAATGGTGTTATTTTGATTACAACAAAAAGCGGCAAAAAAAACTCGGGATTTGGGGTTGAGTTTAATACAAATTTTCAGGTAGACGAAGCGGTTAATACCTTTGATTATCAAACCGTTTATGGCCAGGGTGAAAATGGTCAAAGGCCTGTGAACATAAATAGCGCGATATCAACCGGCAACCTGGGCTGGGGCGAAAAACTCGATGGAAAACCCACCATCCAGTTCGACGGTAAATACTATCCTTATTCTGCGGTTAAAGATAATATAAACAAATTTTATCGTACCGGCTCATCCAATACCAATACAGTAGCGTTTACCAGCGGCAGCGAAACCGGGAGCTTTAGGCTTTCGCTGTCAAACCTGAGCAATAACGCTATCGTTCGCAACAGCGGCCTGTCCCGTAAAACAGTAAACCTCACTGCTAATCAAAATATAACACCCCAATTAGATTTAAACGTTATAGCCAATTATATTTCAGAATCATCAGATCTGAAACCCAATTTAAGTGATGGCCCCATGAATCCCAATAACATTCAATACCTGGCGGCCAATGAAAACCAGGCGGCATTAAGTCCGGGTGTTGACGCAAACGGCTCTGAACTACGCTGGGGTAACGATCCGTTTGTTACCAATCCCTATTTCGCAGTAAATGAGTTTGTAAATAATATAGGCCGCAAACGTCTTATATCGGCAGTAATTGCCAAATATAATTTTACCAATTGGTTGTATGCACAGGCCAGACTGGGAAATGATGTTTTGTATGACGACCGGTTAACCGTAACGCCTACCGGTACGGCCTACTCTCCAAGTGGCGCCGGATCGCTGGATGAAGCATCAAAAACACATCGGTCTGAACTGAATACAGATGTGCTGATTGGTGTAAAACATGATATAATTAAGGATGTGCTTAATTTTGATATTTCGGGTGGGGCCAACATCCGCAAAACCACTTATGAATATACCCGGCTTTTTGGCGGGCCTTTTATAGTCCCCCGCTTTTACGACATCAGTAACGTATCTGTTCAAAACAGCACTTATGATTTTAAAAGAGTAGAAACACATTCGGCTTATTACTCTGCTGATTTTTCCATAAAAAAATACATAACCATAAGCAATACAGGTAGGTACGATGCTTACTCCACCCTACCAGATGGACAAAGGGGTATATTTACACCATCAATATCGGCCAGTGTTGTATTTTCCGATTTGATACGTATACCGGCGCTTGACTATGGGAAACTTAGGCTTTCATACGCTCAAACCAGCGGCGAACCAACCGATGTTTATATTACATCGCAATATTATATTATCAAAAGTATTGTAAATGGTGTTCCCGCCGCCGGATTTTCTGACAGCTTACCTAATTCATTTCTAAAGCCATACACGCTTACTGAAACCGAAATAGGTATCGATCTGAAATTTATTGGTGGCCGTTTGGGTATCGATGCAGCCTATTTTTACCGGAAAACCCGGAACGAAATTATCAAAGGAGATCTCGACCTGTCCTCGGGATACGCCAGGCGCTTTATAGGTACAGGTTCAACACAAAACAGCGGTATAGAGATTGAACTGAGTGGCACACCTGTCAAAACCTCAAACTTTGCCTGGATGCCTTCTTTTAATTTCACCTATGTGCAAAATAAGATATTGCAAACCGACGGTACGGCTACTTCATCAAATATCAGTTTCGGAACGTATCGTCCGCTTAATGCCGCTACCGCTTTGGTTAAAGGCCTTCCCGGACCACAGATCATGGCAAACGATTACCTGCGTAACAGCAACGGACAAATCATATTTGATGCAAACGGGTTACCTATAGCAGGCCCAAGGGTGCCTATGGGTAGCGCCGTACCCAAAATTTATGGCGGTTTTAATAATAATTTCACATACAAAAACCTTAGCCTATCGTTCCTTATTGATTACAGGTACGGGAACAAAATACTATCGGCTACCAATTATAACAGTATTTACCGCGGGCTTAACAAACTAACGCTTGCCGGCCGCGAAGGTGGTGTAATTGGCGATGGTGTAACATTAAATGGTACAAAAAATACAATAGCCGTACCGGCAGAGAGTTATTACCAATCACTGGCGCAAAATATATCTGCATTAAATGTTTTAGATGGTAGTTTTATTAAGTTAAGACAAGTTACCTTTGGCTATACTTTTTCAAAAGGTTTTTTAAGCGGTTCGCCTTTTGACGGTATAACCGTATCTTTAGTGGGTCGTAATTTGTGGACGATAATGAAACATTCAGACAATATTGACCCCGAATCGGGATTTTCGCCTGATATCAAATATGCCGGCATTGAAGGTGCAAGCTTACCCCCAACACATACTTATGGAATTAATATTAATTTTAAAATCAAAAAGTAA